The Dioscorea cayenensis subsp. rotundata cultivar TDr96_F1 chromosome 8, TDr96_F1_v2_PseudoChromosome.rev07_lg8_w22 25.fasta, whole genome shotgun sequence genome segment CCACGGTCAACACCCTCCTCCGACGTGCATCATCTCCGACCACTTCCAACCTTGGGGGATGAACATCGCCCGCGAGCTCTCCATCCCCAACCTCATCTTCCATGGCTTCTCCTCCTTCACTCTTACTGCCATGCTCACCATTAAGAACCACAAGATCTACCAGTCTCTCACCGACGTCCACAAACCGTTCATCATCCCCGGCTTGCCACAACCCATCGAGACAACCAAAGCCAAAGCACCACCTTTCTTCTATGAAGAAGCTCCAGGGTTTGAGAAGCTAGCCCAAGAGGCGATCATGGCGGAGGACACCTGTGAAGGCATAGTGCTCAACACTTGCTCGGAAATGGAATCTTATTTCACCCAACAACTTGAAGAGCTGACCGGAAAGAAGGTGTATGCTATTGGACCACTGCCACTGGCTAATAAGGATGCTGCTAGTAAGGCTGCCAGAGGGAATAAGCCCTCCATTGATGAGAGTCAGTGCTTGCAATGGCTTGATTCCATGCCTGAGAGTTCGGTTATTTATGTTAGTTTTGGTAGTATCACACACACTGTGGCTGCTCAGTTGATTGAGATTGGTGCTGGATTGGAAGCATCAGGGTTGAGATTTATATGGGTGATAAAGGAGAGTGAATTAATGGCAGCGCCGGAGGTGGGGAAATGGTTAACGGAGGAGGAAGGGTTTGAGAAGAGAGTGGAAGGGAGAGGGATGGTGATCAAAGGGTGGGCGCCGCAGGCGGCCATACTGGGGCACTCGGCGGTGGGTGGGTTTGTGACACACTGTGGATGGAACTCGGTGATGGAGTCAGTGAGTGCTGGGTTGCCCATGCTCACATGGCCGCACTTTGCTGATCAGTTCTTGAATGAGAAGGTGGTGGTTGAGGTGTTGAAGGTCGGTGTGCCGGTGGGGATTGGGAAGCCGATCATGTATGTGTTTGgggaggagatggtggtggTGGGGAGGGAGGTGGTGGAGAAGGGGGTGAAGTGTTTGATGGAATGCGGAGGAGAAGGGGAGGAGAGGAGGAAGAGGGTCAGAGAGTTGGGTGAAAAGGTTAGGAAGGCTGTGGACAAGGGTGGGTCTTCTTTTGAGAATTTGATCAAGCTCATTGAAGTTGGGTCTAAGAAGTTAATGAAGTCAACTTGATTCATTAATCAGTCATGTTGCAATAATAATCTTGTTTGTGGTCTGTCATTGTCCTTGTCATGTTTGTTCATGTATTGCTGCTGGTTTGGGaataaatcttatgttttattgcaaagttaatgGTTACCTTTATATAATGGTTTATAGCGTCAGATAAGAGGGGTAAGAATGGTACTTTTGGGGTAGATTTGTTAATTGTTGTTATTAAggtaggattaatttttttgagtgGTCATTCAACTATAACTTTTGTTCAAATTGGTTACTCagctttaatttgaatcaaattggtaattttaatttaatttgatttcaccggCCAGTCACCCATATGTTTCCTGGCCCCCAATGCTGATGTGGCTGCCGGAGAAGCTCAGTCAGCAACTTAATTACATGACACCATCAATTAAGTTAATCCACGTTGGATTTAGCCCGTCACGTGGAGGAGAAGAAGTCCATGCCacccatcttcttcatcatttcgtCCCGAGAGATGGCAATCCTCAACGGTGGTTGAATCGTCGTCCAGCGGAGAGAAGAGGAGCTGCAATCGGTGTGGCAGTCATCGGCGTCAAAATGAGTAGGGGATTGCGAGAGAGAAAAGGATGATGGTCGCCGGAGAAGAGAGGATAGTGCTAGAGAAAAAGGACGGTGGCCGGTCATCGGAGTCGGAATCAGTAGGGGAGCGCTAGAGAGAAAAAGAGGATGGTCACCGGAGAAGAGAGGATAGTGGCTAGAGAAAAAAGGACGGTGGGCGAAGAATGAGTCTAATAAATCAAGATGACCTAGAAGTTGATTCTAAGCAAATAAAATGAAGACTTTAATCTTTTGCATTCACAtgagagagttgattattagaaaattaaatgTTAATGATTTAGTTTTCATGCTCAGCTAATATAATCAAATTTGTGACCTTAATCAAAACAATCCATTTAGTTAGTGATTTAGTTTTCATGATCAGCTAATATAATCAAATCAGTGTTAGAATTTAGTGCAATATTTGCAGTCACATCTGCTATTTCCGAACATATACAAATTGCAGATGATATATATTCTAGAACCACCATCTACAAAATTGCAATCACCTTTCCATTCAAtgatcaaaaaataatttgtttatattagaATAAAAGATTGCTCAGATAATTTGTTATAAAGTACTTAACATACTAATTTGCCAAGCACCTCCATTAACACAGGAGTTTGTGTCTTAACATACAAAACATAGTAgcaaaggtaaaaaaaaaaccaaaagcatTAAAAGCCAATGGCCAGTTGATCAATGTGAAGACATGCTTTAATTTGTCAATTAGCTCTTCCCGGGGGGAGCCACACTCTCCTTCTCTTTGCAGCATCACTATCTTTGCTACTTTGTCCTTCCTTGTCTCTTCCATGAACCTTGAACACTAATGGTCTTTCagcattttttgaaaatttttgggtCCCCTCTGGAGCATTCCTGATGCTTTTGCCCCTCTGGTATTAAGTTTTGTTCTTGAAGGAATTGTTTGGTTGGACTGGCCTAGATCATATGCATTTATGACCTATAGTTTTAACCAACAGATATAAATTAGTTCAGAAGAATGTGCAAGCATTCTGAAAATTAATCATGATAATAATTGGAGCACACCTGTGACATGGATTCTTCAAATGCATTGTCTGGCTGTGAGGTTTATGAAGCATACTGATCACCCAAGGCCAATGAATCAACCTGTGTCATGTTGAGCACAAATGACTTAAATATTGGATTAGAAAGTtgatattttagtttaaaaaataaaagaaggtaCTTACCATTGTAACATGCTCTTCAAGAATTTGGGAATCAATGTTGTCCATAGGATTTTCATTCTGAACTTCACTTGTCTCTACATTCACTTGCCCATGCACGCCTTCATTTTTCCTCTGCATTGCACATTGTAACAATTAATCATTGGTAGAGttttacaaataaacaaataatctaACGTAAAAAAAGATCACAATTACATGTCCATGGTATCTTTTATTATGTCCTACATTCCCACAAAATACTGCATCTCATTGTAATTCTCTTCTTGCTGACTTTCCCATTGGTATACCCTTTACCATCTTCATCTACTTCCCTTCTTCTCATCATTGTTTTCCTACCCCTTCTCTTGTTAATTAGATCAGGGGCAATCATTGGTGCTTGATTACTCTTTGGCCAAGAGTCCTTGTCATGAGTTGGATTCAATGTGTGGTTGTATGTGTTAAGGTAGGTGCTCACCTTATAGCAGTCATCCAAATAGGTTTCAGGTTTCTCCTTATTGTAATAAATGGCTGAAATGGCATGACTGCAAGGAATGCCAGTCAATTGTCACCTTCTACAAGAGCAACTCCTTTTATCTTTGTCAACTACATATTGGCCATATGGTCCTACTACTTGGTACTGTGATCCTCCTGACCATGCTGCTGTATAAAGAAAGCTCATTCCCTTGAATTTTTCTAACTTCTTCAGTATCCTAGGGCAGTGggtatttgtgattttttttcatgaagTCCCTTcttctttgtattcttatcattaACTGGGTTCTAATTAACTCATTCATAGTCACAAACCCCTTGGTTCTAGCCTCTAGTATGTGGCCATTAAAGCATTCACACATGTTGTTTAGAAGGATATCACACTTGAATTTTGAATGAAAGTGTGATATGCTCCAGTGTCGAGGGTCTATGTTATTCATATACTAAAATGCAGGTTCAGATAAGTCTTTCAATCTGGCCATAGCTTTCTGAAATGCAGGTATGTTTGTTGTTGTGGCACAGCTCCAAAGTTGGTCTTTAAGAATTTTccccctaaaattttttctaaaGTTGGTATGGATATGTCTGATGCAAAATCTATGTTCACTATATGGGAAAAGTTCTTCAATGGCAGGAATTAAGCCCTAATTGTACCCAACACATATAGCcacaatgaataattttttgacAAAGAGAAAGTTCAAGGACAATAGACAGAAAGTATAAAACCAAATCAGGATAACTAATGCATACATGCCGAATCAGGTGGCAGAATCAGCAATGCAGTAATTGGATCTGCAGAACTTCATGATTAACATATCATGCTTGGAAGTacattgcataaaaaaaaattaagcatcaattaaataaacagatCAACAAAGAAGTAGATCACTAATCTATCAATTTATTTCATTCTTAAAAGCAAAAGTGTAACATATATGCATGGTCAAAGAATccaattatgaaattttattaacaTGATTTCATGCTCAGGGAATTCAATTACAATATTAAGATATAAGCACTGTCATGAGTTTGCATCATGCTAGTACCAAAATAAACAGAACAACAGAATAAGCAGTACACATCATGGAATCCTTGCTCAACAAcccacaaaaaattaaataaaggcaatgcattaacaaaaaaaacaacaacatgcATGAATTAAATAAACAGAACACATCATGGAATCCTTGCTcaacaacccaaaaaaaattaaataaaggcAATGCATCGACAAAATAAGCAACAACAtgcatgaattaaataaatagaacaCATCATGTAAGCCTTGCTTAGCAacccacaaaaaaaattaaatagaggtAATGCATCAACAAAATAAGCAACAGCCAACAACATGCATGAATTAAACAAATAGAACATACCACAtatcatacaaaataaaatgcactATGCATGTTGCCATATAACAAATCATATCATTTCAAAACAAGaagctaaaaaaaatgaaaggaagcTCACCTTCTGCTTGTCACTCATGAAGGACCATTGGAAGCTATTTGTGATTTGCAAATCCTCTGTCAAAAGCTCCATAAACCACTTCCAgttctctttattttctttgttgacAATTGCCCATGCAATGGGGTAGATGcagtcatttgcatctatccccaCTGCAGTTAATAGCTGTCCCCCGTAAATGTCTCTCAAAAAACAGCCATCTACTCCAATGATTTGCCTGCAACCTGCAAGAAACCCTTCTCTGATGGGTGCCAAGCAAACATACATTGCTTGGAACACCCTTGCATGACAGTTGAATTTAATGGTAGAGCCTGGGTGGGTCTTCATTAACTCCAATCTGTAGTCATGTAACTTATGAATTTGTGTctcttcatcaccatctatAATCctgccaaaataaaataaaaaacaaaaacttaatttGATTAGTTACACAATTACATAAcatcaaaaaaatcaattacTGACCTACCTAAGTGCAATACACTTAGCTTTATATGCCTTCAGCCTGCTaatgtcaatttcttcattggTCTTCACTGCTTAAATAATATCTTGAATCTTCCAGGTAGGGTCTGCTCTAAATTGCTCCAAATAGGCCTTTGCTATCCACTTAGCGTTTACATATATGTCTGTTGATGTGATCTCTACTACACTCATGATTTAAATTCCCACTTTTTATCTGCATTGCGTTCCCATCTTTGATCATGGGTGAAGCCCAAAGATAGAAAGGACAACCTTTCTTGCAATATGCTTTGcatctttttttatcatttggatTGAAGTTCATCTCATACCTATTTTTAATCCCATAATTCCTCACTGCTTCTTTGAATTGGTTAAAACTACTAAACTTCATACCAATTTTAATATCAGGGCTCCTCATGTCACAAGATTCATTAAATTCAGGGTATCGAGGATTACTATTGCCAAATTCATCCTCATCAGTGGAGGAACAAGAGTGTAACTCATCAGATGTTGCATACTCTGAATCCAATCCAGCATCACTGCCAACTCTGCTAGGTTCTACATTCACAGCTATGACAGCCCTGGGATTTTCAGAGATGTCTGTGGCTTCTCCATAAGAACCAGGACTAAAGCTATAGTCAGAGTCATGGAATTCAGATTCTTCTTCTCCCTGTAAGGGTTTCTTATGTCTACAACCACCAATTAATGTGGCTTCCAAATCATTGTCTTCTTTATGGATTTCTTCTGCATCCTATTCTTCAACATGGACATTGCATCCCTTGTTAGCATTAATACTGCCTGAACCTATATCAAAATCTGAATTTGCAATCTTGAAGTATACATGCACCTCCTTGCTAGAAGTTACACATTCAGCCATTCTCAAAGCATCTAAGTCAGTACATATCTCTTTTAGCCTATTGTTTTCACTACAACCATCAACCTACCAAATACTACTACCCTTAATAGGTAGGTCAAACTCCATAGCCATACTAATCAACTCTATCCTTGAGATTTGATCAGCACAACAATAATCCACGTAGTCCACTAATATTTCTACCCCACCATTGATGTAACCAATTCTTATTGTGAACAGATCAGCATTGGGCATTGAGAATGAGTAATATACACAAAGTAAAATAATCAACTTGGTTAAGTCAAACATAAGCATATTTCATAAATCTGCAAACACCCAATAACAAGCTAGTTTTCATGATCAAATCTTTAATAgcaataaattaagaaaattattatcaCTAATACCAACTTAGTCagaaagacataaaaaaaaatctactatAAATTAGGCTACTTATACTGAAAAGTAACCTGATTCTTAGATGCCACATGTAggcctatttttttttacagacTTAATGACCATGAGAGGGAAACCAAACTAGTTTAAACCAGCAAACACTATATGACTTAATGTAATAGCTCACCAATAGCTACAAATGTAATCATTTCAAACTTAGATTAATTTCTTCAGTGGCCACTAAACTATCCCTTTATTTCAAATTGGTCACTCTGCTTTAATTTGATTAGAGAAAATGCATACAATAGAGGGGACTTTGCTCCAAATTCTGGTCCATTATTTATCATATCACTAAGTTCCAACATACCCACTGCCATGGATATGCACTTAATGCTGCTAATCCTTGCATTATTAGACACCAAAGTCAAATCAACACAATTAGATTAGAGAAAATGCAGGCAATAATCTAAGAAGTATTTTTGCACTAACTCCAAGTTTTGATTCATAAGAAACAGTCATCTTTTAACCAGCTTCCAACATGACTGTTAGCCTAAACATGTACTTAGTGTTGCTAAACTAAACCTTTTTTTCTGCTTGATTGCAAATGAAAGTCTACCATTAATGATTAATGTGTATATTATTCTTACATCAGGTACTAACACCATAATGCTTCTTATGCTTCTTACAAGGAGATTCTTATGCTCtgtaattaaattattgatattaCAAGGAGAAAATCATCTTGGTTGCCACATGTTGCTTACAAGGagcaccaaaaaaatatttctaacaACTCTAGTGATGTATCTAGCCACAAAGAACACATACATTACAAGTAGTTTTTCTTATCCCTTGCTAATGATTGTTATTCATTTAATCCATGAGGATCATAGCTGAACTTTGGTCCTGTAGAACTACATTTGAATGAATTCCCTAAGCCCATGGATGAAACTAGAATCATAAAAAATCTAACCATTAAAGGGCTATTGAATACAAGGTTTGATGTTCACAATTTATGACTAGCTCCAACCATAAtcaattttctttattatacCCAAGATTTTTATGctctatatttaaattattgatattaCAAGGAGACAATCATCTTGCTTGCCACATGTTGCTTACAAGGAGCACAACAAAATATTCATACTCATAAGTATAGAATTAATTAGTTACCACATGTTGTGGACCACATACAAAGAGACAATCATCATGTTGGGGGACCAAAACTCTGGTGGTCCCTCTTTAAAAGACATAACTGTTTACTTAAAATGCATAACAATAGCAATACAATACTCTATACTTCAAATGCAGAAAAACAACGGTACTCCTACTTCAAATGCAGAACAAAGACATCATCCTTACAATAATATggcaaaaagaaacaaaaacctaCAACTGAGAGTTAGGGTTTCCAAAGATTGTCTTACAGTACTCGGGTGGTTCCTCATTTGCTGCTCGTCTCTCCCAGTTAACAGCCATCACTTCCAATTGC includes the following:
- the LOC120267819 gene encoding UDP-glycosyltransferase 73C3-like, with protein sequence MAAGEPHFVIIPLLAQGHIIPACDMARLLATNGAIVTVVITPANLTRLHSFSTLISTSNLPIRLASLPFPSTAASIPDSCQNVDLVHSPDLFSNFFLAMSLLQTPLLEYLHGQHPPPTCIISDHFQPWGMNIARELSIPNLIFHGFSSFTLTAMLTIKNHKIYQSLTDVHKPFIIPGLPQPIETTKAKAPPFFYEEAPGFEKLAQEAIMAEDTCEGIVLNTCSEMESYFTQQLEELTGKKVYAIGPLPLANKDAASKAARGNKPSIDESQCLQWLDSMPESSVIYVSFGSITHTVAAQLIEIGAGLEASGLRFIWVIKESELMAAPEVGKWLTEEEGFEKRVEGRGMVIKGWAPQAAILGHSAVGGFVTHCGWNSVMESVSAGLPMLTWPHFADQFLNEKVVVEVLKVGVPVGIGKPIMYVFGEEMVVVGREVVEKGVKCLMECGGEGEERRKRVRELGEKVRKAVDKGGSSFENLIKLIEVGSKKLMKST